The following proteins come from a genomic window of Stigmatopora nigra isolate UIUO_SnigA chromosome 9, RoL_Snig_1.1, whole genome shotgun sequence:
- the LOC144201510 gene encoding noelin-3-like yields the protein MQTPSVLLLLMRLLDSWTPVTTVRPAEGWQVFGSAQDASGRCVCTVVAPGQTLCSREAKGRQLRQLLEKVHNMSQSMEVLNLRTQRDFQYITRMESLIKGLRSKFRQMDSDRRTLANKNFQELKEKMDSLQPLIPVLEQYKTDAGIISRFKDEIGNLSGVLLAVQEQMGTFDYDQLNLKVSGLENRLRSCMSKLTCGKLMKISGPITVKTSGTRFGAWMTDPQASPKNNKVWYLDGYTNNKIVKEYKSISDFASGVESRTYTLPFKWAGTNHVVYNGSLYYNKMQSNIIVRYSLATSRVLTQRALERAGFHNVYPYTWGGFSDIDLMADELGLWAVYATDRNAGNVVLSRLDPATLRMIATWNTEYSKRNAGEAFMICGTLYVTNSHLTGAKVYYSYSTATSAYEYIDVPFHNQYFHMSMLDYNARDRALYGWNNGHQVLFNVTLFQVIKSDDDA from the exons ATGCAGACACCGTCAGTATTGCTGCTTTTGATGCGTCTTTTGGACTCCTGGACGCCGGTG ACCACAGTAAGGCCTGCGGAGGGCTGGCAAGTGTTCGGCTCAGCGCAGGATGCCAGTGGGCGTTGCGTGTGTACGGTGGTGGCACCCGGGCAGACTCTATGCTCCCGGGAAGCCAAAGGACGCCAGCTGCGACAACTCCTGGAaaag GTCCACAACATGTCTCAATCCATGGAAGTTCTGAACCTGAGGACTCAGAGGGATTTCCAGTACATCACCAGGATGGAGAGCCTCATTAAAGGCCTGCGTTCCAAATTCAGACAGATGGACTCAGATAGAAGGACTCTGGCTAACAAAAACTTCCAG GAGCTGAAGGAGAAGATGGACTCGTTGCAGCCACTTATCCCGGTGCTGGAGCAGTACAAGACGGACGCCGGGATCATCTCGCGTTTCAAGGACGAGATCGGGAATTTGTCCGGCGTCTTGCTGGCCGTGCAAGAACAGATGGGAACTTTTGACTATGATCAGCTCAACTTAAAAGTCAGTGGATTGGAGAACCGCTTGAGAAGCTGCATGAGTAAACTCA CATGCGGCAAACTGATGAAGATCAGCGGGCCAATCACAGTGAAGACATCTGGGACCAGATTTGGTGCGTGGATGACAGACCCGCAAGCGTCACCCAAAAACAACAAG GTTTGGTACTTGGACGGCTACACCAACAACAAAATCGTCAAAGAGTACAAATCCATATCCGACTTTGCTTCAGGCGTGGAATCCCGCACGTACACATTACCCTTCAAGTGGGCGGGAACCAATCACGTAGTATACAACGGTTCCCTGTACTACAACAAAATGCAAAGTAACATCATCGTCCGCTACAGCCTGGCCACGAGCCGCGTCCTCACCCAGCGAGCGCTGGAACGCGCCGGCTTCCACAACGTCTACCCTTACACGTGGGGCGGCTTCTCCGACATCGACCTGATGGCCGACGAGTTGGGCCTTTGGGCCGTGTACGCCACCGACCGCAACGCCGGCAACGTGGTCCTCAGTCGGCTGGACCCCGCCACGTTGAGGATGATAGCCACGTGGAATACGGAGTACTCCAAACGTAACGCAGGCGAGGCTTTCATGATTTGCGGAACGCTCTATGTCACCAATTCCCACTTGACCGGCGCCAAGGTGTACTACTCGTACTCCACCGCCACGTCGGCCTACGAGTACATTGACGTGCCATTCCATAATCAGTACTTTCACATGTCCATGTTGGACTACAATGCCCGAGATAGGGCGCTCTACGGGTGGAATAACGGACACCAGGTGCTCTTCAATGTGACGCTTTTCCAAGTTATCAAGTCGGATGATGACGCTTAA